The following coding sequences are from one Candidatus Binataceae bacterium window:
- a CDS encoding sigma 54-interacting transcriptional regulator, with protein MLVASGPMRRVMYTVALLAADNSPVLIEGESGTGKELIARMLHTLRPEPRGPFVIFNCFNAEESLAAAQLFGHLKGALPGAVEDAAGCLRRANDGVLFLDEVGELPPSLQAKLLRVVETHEVWPVGGMHPEHVELRLIAGTSLDLRAMARAGRFRDDLYYRLNAAAISVPPLREQREAIGALSGHFIARANSAFGRRVNLISRDALRRLEAYDWPGNVRELAQAIQRSVLQCEGEGLDVASLPDYLLAPPDAAARRLPARPAPPVASVGEAAHSPDHHQCAGEAEGPYPLALDEVIKRTLLRSLRQTEGNRQRAASLLGVSRSTLYRMLARYRLGGFGRGRGGALPPS; from the coding sequence ATGCTGGTCGCGTCGGGGCCGATGCGACGCGTGATGTACACGGTCGCGCTGCTCGCTGCGGACAACTCGCCGGTCCTGATCGAAGGCGAGTCGGGCACCGGCAAGGAGCTGATCGCGCGCATGCTCCATACGCTCCGACCGGAACCGCGCGGCCCTTTCGTGATCTTTAACTGCTTCAACGCCGAGGAATCGCTTGCCGCTGCCCAGCTCTTCGGTCATCTCAAGGGGGCCTTGCCGGGCGCGGTCGAGGATGCGGCGGGATGCCTGCGCAGGGCCAACGACGGGGTGCTGTTCCTCGACGAGGTCGGCGAACTGCCGCCCTCGTTGCAAGCGAAACTGCTGCGCGTGGTCGAGACGCACGAGGTCTGGCCGGTCGGCGGCATGCATCCGGAGCACGTCGAGTTGCGCTTGATCGCGGGGACGAGCCTCGACTTGCGCGCGATGGCGCGGGCGGGGCGATTTCGCGACGACCTCTACTATCGGCTCAACGCCGCCGCTATTTCAGTTCCGCCGCTGCGCGAACAGCGCGAAGCGATCGGCGCACTGAGCGGCCACTTCATAGCGCGGGCCAACAGCGCCTTCGGACGCCGCGTAAATCTGATTTCGCGCGACGCCCTGCGGCGGCTCGAAGCCTACGACTGGCCGGGAAACGTTCGCGAGCTGGCCCAGGCGATCCAACGAAGCGTATTGCAGTGCGAAGGTGAGGGGCTCGACGTCGCGTCGCTGCCCGATTATCTGCTCGCGCCGCCGGACGCCGCCGCGAGACGATTGCCCGCCCGCCCCGCGCCACCCGTTGCATCCGTAGGGGAGGCTGCGCACTCGCCGGATCATCATCAGTGCGCCGGCGAGGCCGAAGGACCGTATCCGCTCGCGCTCGACGAGGTAATCAAGCGCACATTGTTGCGCTCGCTGCGCCAAACCGAGGGCAATCGCCAGCGCGCAGCCAGCTTGCTCGGCGTCTCGCGCTCGACGCTGTACCGGATGCTCGCACGCTATCGGCTCGGGGGCTTCGGCCGCGGCCGCGGCGGCGCGCTGCCGCCGTCGTAG
- a CDS encoding DUF1329 domain-containing protein, whose product MRTLRLIAMLATVAAGAAPAVWAGQDPTAPIPPGTTITMQNWQQYQQYMPDGMVALFQGRYFWKMPEDVSIEVGPTLIHPLPKGYRQATEQHSAQTTLVKRPDGQTAIAGYQGGRPFPNPSGADKGWKILANMWFRYMPHLIVDTYGLGCLQNSYGSVSCSADTIVLRQLSYNTDPGVSATIAGASDKYFTEWVMTVAPENKKYNASLTISYSDITKQQDTYVFIPSLRRYQPVSAAARCSQSEGYDVTSDDYRFGFNGVIGQFQATFLGKRKILALTDYEMPKTTFPEGFDMPLGWPEPAWGKWQVRDVDVIDVRKIPSMSSGYCYGKRIIYVDEQSSTPLWEELYDSHMQLWKIVGIFARVMEVPQIGPVNASGSEYEAFWDIKNNHATYFIDPSEGNPFYFNDAAPKQYQDVPKYTTPGGLGQIMR is encoded by the coding sequence ATGAGAACGCTGCGCTTGATTGCGATGCTCGCGACCGTCGCCGCCGGGGCCGCGCCCGCCGTATGGGCGGGGCAGGACCCCACGGCCCCGATTCCGCCGGGTACGACGATCACGATGCAGAACTGGCAGCAGTATCAGCAGTACATGCCGGATGGGATGGTCGCCCTGTTCCAGGGCAGGTATTTCTGGAAGATGCCCGAGGACGTCTCGATTGAGGTTGGGCCGACGCTCATCCATCCTCTGCCAAAGGGCTACCGCCAGGCGACCGAACAGCACAGCGCACAGACCACACTCGTCAAGCGGCCCGACGGCCAGACCGCGATCGCCGGCTACCAGGGCGGCCGGCCGTTTCCCAATCCGTCCGGGGCCGACAAGGGATGGAAAATTCTGGCCAATATGTGGTTTCGCTACATGCCGCACTTGATAGTTGATACGTACGGCTTGGGATGTCTGCAAAACAGCTACGGCAGCGTCAGTTGCAGCGCGGACACGATCGTCTTGCGCCAGCTCAGCTACAACACCGACCCCGGAGTTTCGGCGACCATCGCGGGTGCGAGCGACAAGTATTTTACCGAGTGGGTAATGACGGTGGCGCCGGAGAACAAGAAGTACAACGCGAGCCTCACCATTTCCTACTCCGACATCACCAAGCAGCAGGACACCTACGTCTTCATCCCCAGCCTGCGCCGTTATCAGCCGGTGTCGGCGGCGGCGCGATGCAGCCAGTCGGAAGGCTACGACGTCACTTCGGATGATTACCGCTTCGGGTTCAACGGCGTGATCGGCCAGTTCCAGGCGACCTTCCTCGGCAAGCGCAAGATCCTGGCGCTAACCGACTACGAGATGCCGAAGACCACGTTCCCCGAAGGCTTCGACATGCCGCTCGGATGGCCCGAGCCGGCCTGGGGCAAATGGCAGGTGCGCGATGTCGACGTAATCGACGTCCGCAAGATTCCCTCGATGTCGTCCGGGTACTGCTACGGCAAGCGCATCATCTACGTCGATGAACAGTCGAGCACGCCGCTGTGGGAAGAACTGTACGATTCCCACATGCAACTATGGAAAATCGTGGGCATCTTCGCGCGCGTGATGGAGGTGCCTCAGATTGGACCAGTCAATGCCAGCGGATCCGAATACGAGGCCTTCTGGGACATCAAGAACAACCACGCGACCTACTTTATCGATCCCTCGGAGGGCAATCCTTTCTACTTCAACGACGCGGCGCCCAAACAGTACCAGGATGTCCCCAAGTACACGACGCCCGGCGGCCTGGGCCAGATCATGCGCTAG
- a CDS encoding CpaF family protein: MKLSERISKINKEAMPEHPGSLISVARHRREEGPDASRELKIKVHNRLFETLDISRLEALEPALITAKVVAAIQETLDEEGRLLTEADRARLIDEIKDELLGLGPLEPLLRDDEVTDILVNGHSQVYVEKRGKLRHTEISFHDDQHLMLIIDRIVAQVGRRIDEASPMVDARLPDGSRVNAIIPPLALDGPALSIRRFGRKRFSIGDLLARESISAQMVELLKAMIRARLNLLVSGGTGSGKTTLLNCLSSFVPEDERIVTIEDSAEISLQQPHVVRLESRPPNLEGKGEVTARDLVRNSLRMRPDRIIVGEVRGGEVFDMLQAMSTGHDGSLSTIHANSSRECLGRLEMMMLLSGFAIPQRAMRQQIASAVNVIVHIARLSDGSRKVMKISEVTGMEGDAIMMQDLFEFVRSGIDASGKVLGEYRSTGIRSTYAQRIELAGYKLELRPTGSD; encoded by the coding sequence ATGAAACTGAGCGAGCGAATTTCAAAGATCAACAAGGAGGCGATGCCGGAGCATCCGGGGTCGCTCATAAGCGTTGCGCGCCATCGCAGGGAGGAGGGCCCCGACGCTTCGCGCGAGCTCAAGATCAAGGTCCACAACCGGCTGTTCGAAACGCTCGACATCTCGCGTCTGGAGGCGCTCGAGCCGGCGCTGATCACGGCCAAGGTCGTCGCCGCCATCCAGGAAACTCTCGACGAGGAGGGCAGGCTGCTCACCGAGGCCGACCGCGCGCGCCTGATCGACGAAATCAAGGACGAGCTGCTCGGCCTGGGACCGCTGGAGCCGCTGCTGCGCGACGATGAGGTGACCGACATCCTGGTCAACGGCCATTCGCAGGTTTACGTCGAAAAGCGCGGCAAGCTGCGCCACACCGAGATCAGCTTCCACGACGATCAGCACCTGATGCTGATCATCGACCGCATCGTGGCCCAGGTGGGACGACGGATCGACGAGGCGTCACCGATGGTGGATGCGCGGTTGCCCGACGGCTCGCGCGTCAACGCGATCATTCCGCCGCTGGCGCTCGACGGCCCGGCACTCTCGATCCGGCGGTTCGGCCGCAAACGCTTCTCGATCGGCGACCTGCTCGCCCGCGAGAGCATCTCGGCGCAGATGGTCGAGCTGCTCAAGGCGATGATCCGCGCGCGGCTCAACCTACTGGTCAGCGGTGGCACCGGCTCGGGAAAGACCACGCTGCTCAATTGCCTTTCGAGCTTCGTGCCCGAGGACGAGCGTATCGTCACGATCGAGGACTCGGCCGAGATCTCGCTCCAGCAGCCGCACGTCGTGCGGCTGGAGAGCCGGCCGCCCAACCTCGAGGGCAAGGGCGAGGTGACGGCGCGCGACCTGGTGCGCAATTCGCTGCGGATGCGCCCGGACCGGATCATAGTCGGCGAGGTGCGCGGCGGCGAGGTCTTCGACATGTTGCAGGCGATGTCTACCGGCCACGACGGCTCGCTGAGTACCATCCACGCCAACAGCTCGCGCGAGTGCCTGGGCCGGCTGGAGATGATGATGCTGCTGTCGGGTTTTGCGATTCCGCAGCGCGCGATGCGTCAGCAGATCGCCTCGGCCGTCAATGTGATCGTCCACATCGCGCGCCTGTCCGACGGCTCGCGCAAAGTGATGAAGATCTCCGAGGTCACGGGGATGGAGGGCGACGCGATCATGATGCAGGATCTGTTCGAGTTTGTGCGCTCGGGCATCGACGCCTCGGGCAAGGTGCTAGGCGAATACCGCAGCACTGGCATCCGTTCGACTTACGCGCAGCGCATCGAGCTGGCCGGCTACAAGCTCGAGCTGCGGCCGACGGGGAGCGATTGA
- a CDS encoding tetratricopeptide repeat protein → MGNAVEKQRALELWNEGVRHHMRGDFERAIALYTRSIDAWPTAEAYTFRGWAYNFLGRVDEAIGECRKAIEVDPDFGNPYNDIGAYLIAKGEFDEAIPWLERAKRAARYEPRHFPYMNLGRLYAAKGMVMQAIREFEQALEIQPGEPLCEAFLSRLKATLN, encoded by the coding sequence ATGGGCAACGCGGTCGAAAAACAGCGCGCCCTCGAGTTGTGGAACGAGGGCGTGCGCCATCACATGCGGGGCGACTTTGAACGCGCGATCGCGCTGTATACGCGTTCAATCGACGCCTGGCCAACGGCCGAGGCCTACACTTTTCGCGGATGGGCTTACAATTTTTTGGGCCGCGTCGATGAGGCGATCGGCGAATGCCGCAAGGCGATCGAAGTGGATCCCGACTTCGGCAACCCCTACAACGACATCGGCGCCTACCTCATCGCCAAGGGCGAGTTCGACGAGGCGATCCCGTGGCTGGAGCGGGCCAAGCGGGCGGCTCGCTACGAGCCGCGCCATTTCCCATATATGAACCTGGGCCGGCTGTACGCGGCGAAGGGGATGGTGATGCAAGCCATCCGGGAATTCGAACAAGCGCTCGAAATCCAGCCCGGCGAGCCCCTCTGCGAAGCCTTCCTTTCCCGACTCAAAGCGACGCTCAACTGA
- a CDS encoding type II secretion system F family protein — MIPLLAALSVFFLLTAVGVHLVRRSLESAEAAQRLEQITRGVPAADESLLRSVRRTRTRGPALPRLPALRRLEQTMWQAGIYESASTLVLLIAALFALGTAAAMLVAEDALIAFGTGFALALFPLFYIRIRRKRRLNAFLGQYPYALDLIKSSLEAGHTLQRGLQVVGEEFTDPLGGEFRTVVEQTRLGLALNQALADMLQRVPLDDLRLFVVAVKVQSEVGSSLAQIVARLAEIVRTRQHLHSQIEALTAQSRLSGMVVGLLPVVVLAMFSIIQPGHTEMLLFDPTGRQILKLALGLDIGAFLIIRRILNVNY; from the coding sequence TTGATCCCGCTGCTGGCGGCGCTTTCTGTCTTCTTCCTACTGACCGCGGTCGGCGTGCACCTGGTCCGGCGCAGCCTCGAGAGCGCCGAGGCTGCGCAGCGCTTGGAGCAGATTACCCGCGGCGTACCGGCCGCGGACGAGTCGCTGCTGCGCTCGGTGCGCCGCACGCGCACCCGCGGCCCAGCGCTGCCACGCCTGCCCGCCCTGCGGCGGCTGGAGCAGACGATGTGGCAGGCCGGGATATACGAGAGCGCCTCGACGTTGGTGCTGCTGATTGCGGCACTGTTCGCGCTGGGGACCGCGGCTGCGATGCTGGTGGCGGAGGATGCGCTGATCGCCTTCGGCACCGGCTTTGCGTTGGCGCTGTTCCCGCTGTTCTACATTCGGATCCGCCGCAAACGTCGGCTCAACGCCTTCCTCGGCCAGTACCCGTACGCGTTGGATCTGATCAAATCCTCGCTGGAGGCCGGGCACACTCTGCAGCGCGGCCTGCAAGTGGTCGGGGAGGAGTTCACCGATCCTCTCGGCGGCGAGTTTCGCACCGTGGTCGAACAAACGCGCCTCGGGCTGGCACTCAATCAGGCGTTGGCCGACATGCTCCAGCGCGTGCCGCTCGACGATCTGCGGCTGTTCGTGGTCGCGGTTAAGGTGCAGAGCGAGGTCGGCAGCTCGCTCGCGCAGATCGTCGCGCGTCTGGCGGAGATCGTGCGTACGCGCCAGCATCTGCACTCGCAAATCGAGGCGCTCACCGCGCAGTCGCGGTTGAGCGGGATGGTGGTCGGGCTGCTGCCGGTGGTGGTGCTCGCAATGTTCAGCATCATCCAGCCCGGCCATACGGAAATGCTGCTGTTCGATCCGACCGGCCGGCAGATTCTCAAACTCGCCCTGGGACTGGATATCGGCGCTTTCCTGATCATCCGCCGCATCCTCAACGTCAACTACTGA
- a CDS encoding DUF1329 domain-containing protein, whose amino-acid sequence MDIQLRLTTALALAALLYAVRVGAAAGDPAVAPALPAIAPGTTITMQNWRDYQQYMPDGMISLFEGKYFWKMPRDVLINVGPTVIHPLPKGYLDATEKYASQVQLGMLPDGGFMVANYRGGEPFPNPATPHRGWKILADFWYRYIPHLVVNSQDNLGFFCTEDSYRSISCIKSLWVYRQLSFNTDPGIPATIAGGEGKFFTMWAMVYEPEQEKYSATLTIGFTDPARPQEIYAFRPALRRYEPVASAARCASNGSDATPDDGRFGFNGNITLFQAKLLGERKVLTLEDFGTAGGDFPGNYYMPLGWPKPSWGKWEVRDAWVIDVRRLPAHRRGYCYGKRIMYIDKQFYGLLWEDLYDVRMRPWKFVFDQPIVIDVPGAGPQNSSGAHISHIWDVQNKHATFSGPADGHGYDVLINSEVPQQWRSISKYTTPGGLGSIMR is encoded by the coding sequence ATGGATATACAACTTCGTCTGACCACAGCCCTGGCGCTCGCAGCCTTGCTGTACGCCGTGAGGGTCGGCGCGGCAGCAGGTGACCCAGCGGTTGCGCCCGCACTTCCCGCTATCGCCCCCGGCACCACGATCACGATGCAGAACTGGCGTGACTATCAACAGTACATGCCGGACGGGATGATTTCGCTGTTCGAAGGCAAGTACTTCTGGAAGATGCCGCGGGACGTACTAATCAACGTTGGCCCGACGGTCATCCATCCGCTGCCAAAGGGCTATCTCGATGCGACCGAGAAATATGCCTCGCAGGTCCAGCTCGGAATGCTTCCAGACGGCGGCTTCATGGTTGCTAACTACCGGGGCGGCGAACCCTTTCCCAATCCAGCGACGCCGCATCGCGGATGGAAAATCCTCGCGGATTTCTGGTATCGCTACATTCCCCACCTGGTAGTCAATTCACAGGACAATCTGGGCTTTTTCTGCACCGAGGATTCCTATCGCTCGATCAGCTGCATCAAGAGCCTGTGGGTTTATCGCCAGCTTTCCTTCAATACGGATCCCGGCATCCCGGCGACGATTGCCGGCGGCGAAGGCAAGTTCTTCACGATGTGGGCGATGGTTTACGAGCCGGAGCAGGAAAAGTACAGCGCAACGCTGACCATCGGCTTTACCGATCCGGCACGGCCGCAGGAGATCTACGCCTTTCGCCCCGCGCTCCGGCGCTACGAGCCGGTGGCCTCGGCGGCGCGATGCGCCAGCAACGGCTCCGACGCCACCCCGGACGACGGACGCTTCGGGTTCAACGGCAACATCACCCTCTTCCAGGCCAAACTGCTCGGCGAGCGCAAGGTGCTGACGCTGGAGGACTTCGGCACCGCCGGCGGCGATTTCCCCGGCAATTACTATATGCCGCTCGGATGGCCGAAGCCGTCGTGGGGAAAATGGGAAGTGCGGGATGCGTGGGTGATAGATGTGCGCCGACTGCCCGCGCACAGGCGGGGCTACTGCTACGGCAAACGCATCATGTACATCGACAAGCAGTTCTACGGGCTGCTGTGGGAGGATTTATATGACGTCCGGATGCGGCCGTGGAAGTTTGTTTTCGATCAGCCGATCGTGATCGACGTTCCCGGCGCCGGACCGCAGAACTCCAGCGGCGCACATATCTCGCACATCTGGGACGTCCAGAACAAACACGCAACCTTCTCCGGCCCCGCCGACGGCCACGGCTATGACGTCCTCATCAATAGCGAGGTGCCGCAGCAATGGCGCAGCATCTCTAAATACACCACGCCCGGAGGGCTGGGCTCGATCATGCGCTAA
- a CDS encoding type II secretion system F family protein — protein sequence MTPLAASLVIFVLLSGAAAAIYMAASAERRMTQARMAEVALRARTSAAVMAGLSPADRRVTRMLLQWAVGRIPKTPASPAAAKTAQLLLRAGFTGASAPAAFQVVKTSTTAGGVLAGALTALILDRSGVDLVLYAILGAAAGAWLPTYYLSKRAAKRQAEIARQLSDALDLLVVCVEAGLGLLEAIKVVGRETQAQNLAIGHELSMVSGEVNAGASLGQALRALAERTAVSDIKPLAATLIQSEQLGAAIGPALRSISDAIRIRRRMRAEEAAQRTTIKILFPLVLMILPAMLLIIVGPAIVQTMRTLSS from the coding sequence GTGACTCCGTTGGCGGCCAGCCTGGTCATTTTCGTGTTGTTGAGCGGTGCGGCGGCCGCGATCTACATGGCGGCCTCGGCCGAGCGGCGGATGACGCAGGCGCGGATGGCTGAGGTCGCCCTGCGTGCGCGCACCAGCGCCGCCGTCATGGCCGGCCTGTCGCCCGCGGATCGGCGGGTGACCCGGATGCTGCTCCAGTGGGCGGTGGGCAGGATTCCGAAAACGCCCGCCTCGCCGGCCGCCGCGAAGACGGCGCAGCTACTGTTACGCGCCGGATTCACCGGCGCATCTGCGCCCGCCGCCTTCCAGGTCGTAAAAACCTCGACGACGGCGGGAGGCGTGCTCGCCGGCGCACTGACCGCGCTCATACTGGACAGGAGCGGCGTTGACCTTGTGCTCTATGCGATCCTGGGCGCTGCGGCCGGCGCGTGGCTGCCGACGTACTATCTCTCCAAGCGCGCTGCCAAACGCCAGGCCGAGATCGCGCGCCAACTCTCCGATGCGCTCGACTTGCTGGTGGTGTGCGTCGAAGCGGGGCTCGGCCTGCTCGAGGCGATCAAGGTTGTTGGGCGCGAAACCCAGGCGCAGAACCTCGCCATCGGGCATGAACTCTCGATGGTTTCGGGCGAGGTCAACGCGGGCGCCTCGCTTGGGCAGGCGCTGCGCGCGCTGGCCGAGCGCACCGCCGTGAGCGATATCAAGCCGCTCGCCGCCACGCTCATCCAGAGCGAGCAGCTGGGCGCGGCGATCGGTCCCGCCTTGCGCTCGATCTCCGATGCGATCCGTATCCGGCGCCGGATGCGCGCCGAGGAGGCGGCCCAGCGCACGACGATCAAGATTCTTTTCCCGCTCGTCCTGATGATTTTGCCCGCGATGCTGCTGATCATCGTCGGCCCCGCGATAGTGCAGACGATGCGCACGCTGAGCTCGTAG
- a CDS encoding peroxiredoxin, producing MLKIGDPAPEFSLPAHDSTTLTLGGLRGRRVLLWFFPEADTPGUALEGRGFRDHQQYFDDNGIVILGASFNTPAENAAFAAKYGFGFKLLSDSRREAAAAYGACDDLKARYPERMSFLIGADGRVERIYGQVDPRDHAARVLADVLGI from the coding sequence ATGCTCAAGATTGGCGATCCGGCTCCTGAATTCAGCCTGCCGGCTCACGACAGCACGACGCTCACGCTCGGCGGCCTGCGCGGGCGCAGAGTGCTGTTATGGTTTTTTCCCGAGGCCGACACCCCGGGCTGAGCGCTTGAAGGGCGCGGGTTCCGCGACCATCAGCAGTACTTCGACGACAACGGCATCGTAATCCTCGGCGCGAGCTTCAACACCCCGGCCGAGAACGCCGCCTTTGCGGCCAAATACGGCTTCGGCTTCAAGCTCCTGAGCGACTCGAGGCGCGAGGCCGCCGCCGCCTATGGCGCCTGTGACGATCTCAAGGCGCGCTATCCCGAGCGGATGAGCTTTCTGATCGGCGCCGACGGGCGCGTCGAGCGAATCTACGGCCAGGTCGATCCGCGCGACCACGCCGCGCGTGTACTGGCTGACGTGCTCGGCATCTAG
- a CDS encoding pilus assembly protein TadG-related protein, whose product MEAAHAYSPRPRGSQIIVVLALALPALLGALALGTDIAVLYYNWHLLQSAADSAALAGASYLPGYPALAVSNATAYAQRNGVARDEIVSISIASDNQSLTVRLTRSVPYRFGVLLGLFGGRVTARATARLKTVGAARGVTPIGIDYRTRYTAGQVVTLLEGRVGPGNWSPLGLGGSGAANFLTNVEYGYQGSVAVNDWLATEPGIKAGPVGEAFQYLIDRGRSMDPGGTFSNHTRNDPRVLIVPMVDFSSINGRDEVPVKGFAALWLVGVNSKNDIQTYFISEVAPHSIPDSNAMNFGAYKAVLVE is encoded by the coding sequence ATGGAAGCTGCCCACGCATACTCGCCGCGCCCGCGCGGCAGTCAGATCATCGTGGTACTGGCATTGGCGCTGCCTGCTCTGCTCGGCGCCCTGGCGCTGGGTACTGATATCGCAGTGCTCTATTACAACTGGCACCTGCTCCAGAGCGCCGCCGACTCCGCCGCGCTCGCCGGCGCGAGCTACTTGCCGGGATACCCGGCCCTGGCGGTCTCGAATGCTACTGCCTACGCGCAGCGCAACGGCGTGGCCAGGGACGAGATCGTCTCAATTAGCATCGCATCCGATAACCAGTCATTGACCGTGAGGTTAACGCGTAGCGTTCCGTACCGCTTCGGCGTCCTGCTCGGACTGTTCGGGGGGCGCGTGACCGCGCGCGCGACCGCGCGCCTAAAAACGGTCGGTGCCGCGCGAGGCGTCACGCCCATCGGCATTGATTATCGAACCCGCTACACCGCAGGCCAGGTGGTTACTCTGCTCGAAGGACGAGTCGGGCCGGGCAACTGGAGCCCGCTCGGACTCGGCGGCAGCGGCGCGGCCAATTTTCTCACGAATGTTGAATACGGATATCAGGGATCGGTTGCGGTCAACGACTGGCTCGCGACTGAACCAGGAATCAAGGCGGGGCCCGTAGGGGAAGCCTTCCAATACCTGATCGACCGCGGGCGCAGCATGGACCCTGGCGGCACCTTCTCCAACCACACGCGCAACGACCCACGCGTGCTGATCGTTCCGATGGTGGACTTCAGCAGCATCAATGGGCGTGACGAGGTGCCGGTTAAGGGGTTTGCGGCGCTGTGGCTGGTTGGCGTCAACAGCAAGAACGACATCCAGACTTACTTCATCAGCGAGGTGGCCCCACACAGCATACCAGACTCAAATGCGATGAACTTCGGTGCCTACAAGGCAGTGCTGGTTGAGTGA
- a CDS encoding AAA family ATPase: MARDGEGRQALTVLVAGDDASQRSKVRATLLALEEPLLAVVEEGVEGDVEADVAMVIVGENKEAALARLEAHARRRPRPAVFALLSEPSEPLIRRTLNAGADEVLLFEPPQPQAWMRALLKVDERRAAQSKGRGAIVSLASVTGGVGLTTLSANLGLALLRTTGGRIGIVDLDLQQGGLSVALGVKPERTILPLAAVAVDKLDPGALEAALTRHPTGLYLLAAPGRIEESEQVSDTTVEAVLELMERLFDYVVVDCGRHVDGNTAVALERSREVLYVLRQSEGAARGALRFMDLLGRLRIRREPRLVLNCYDPRSPLTEARLAAVVRRPIYARIPRDDRLLEQAAVLGRTPWQIAPRSALVRAYEKLAQRLSGAEQPKDEPHTAHPAGVIARLLSALGARA; this comes from the coding sequence ATGGCGCGCGACGGCGAAGGTCGGCAGGCGTTGACCGTCCTGGTGGCGGGTGACGACGCGTCGCAGCGCAGCAAGGTCCGCGCCACCCTGCTCGCGCTCGAGGAGCCGCTGCTGGCGGTAGTGGAGGAGGGTGTGGAGGGCGACGTTGAGGCCGACGTCGCGATGGTCATCGTGGGCGAAAACAAGGAGGCGGCGCTTGCCCGCTTGGAGGCGCACGCCCGGCGCCGTCCGCGTCCGGCCGTGTTCGCTCTGCTGAGCGAGCCGTCCGAGCCGCTGATTCGCCGGACGCTCAACGCGGGCGCCGACGAGGTTTTGCTCTTTGAGCCGCCCCAGCCGCAGGCCTGGATGCGCGCGCTGCTGAAGGTTGACGAGCGGCGCGCCGCTCAAAGCAAGGGACGGGGCGCGATTGTTTCGTTGGCGAGTGTGACCGGTGGGGTCGGCCTGACCACGCTGAGCGCCAACTTGGGCCTGGCGCTTCTGCGCACCACGGGCGGGCGGATCGGGATCGTCGATCTCGACCTGCAGCAGGGCGGTTTGAGCGTGGCGCTCGGGGTTAAGCCCGAACGAACGATCCTGCCGCTGGCCGCCGTCGCCGTCGACAAACTGGATCCGGGCGCCCTGGAGGCGGCGCTCACACGCCATCCGACGGGGCTGTACCTGCTGGCCGCGCCCGGCCGGATAGAGGAGAGCGAGCAGGTCTCGGACACCACGGTTGAGGCCGTGCTCGAGCTGATGGAACGGCTTTTCGACTACGTGGTGGTTGATTGCGGCCGCCACGTCGACGGCAATACCGCCGTTGCCCTGGAACGTTCGCGCGAGGTGCTTTACGTGCTGCGGCAATCGGAGGGCGCGGCGCGCGGCGCGCTGCGCTTTATGGATTTGCTCGGCCGCCTGCGTATCCGGCGCGAACCGCGCCTGGTGCTCAACTGCTACGACCCGCGCAGTCCGCTCACCGAAGCGCGATTGGCGGCGGTGGTGCGCCGTCCGATCTATGCGCGCATCCCGCGCGACGACCGGCTGTTGGAGCAGGCCGCGGTGCTGGGCAGGACGCCCTGGCAAATTGCGCCGCGCTCGGCGTTGGTACGCGCTTACGAGAAACTGGCGCAGCGCCTGAGCGGCGCGGAGCAACCGAAGGATGAGCCCCACACCGCTCATCCCGCGGGTGTCATTGCCCGGCTGCTGAGCGCGCTTGGAGCCCGCGCCTGA